Proteins encoded by one window of Dyella humicola:
- a CDS encoding cupin-like domain-containing protein codes for MYANASALIDMDWESFDPWRPQAVRHRLTEHPLLQPDQLVALGKRFEGTTHLFTFNNQAGADANFDEVARMYPNRRSVTETLQQIHLAKAWMLLRHVQADPAYRELIDTALDSIQPAIERHDPGMYYRAGWIFVASSHTTTPFHIDRNHGILLQIRGAKKVYVWDQDDIEVCSECARDSFHSSHNLDLVKWHEEFRERAHLFEVGPGMGAYIPITSPHMVETGTEPSITISLTYSTRATRHNAMEHVLHDLLRRHGMSPPPVGNNKLLDELSYISESVLIAMRGVGSRPPACPSLARNTAYAVAD; via the coding sequence ATGTACGCCAACGCTTCTGCGTTAATCGATATGGATTGGGAGTCATTCGATCCATGGCGACCGCAGGCGGTCCGCCATCGGCTTACTGAACATCCCTTGCTGCAGCCCGATCAGCTGGTGGCACTGGGCAAGCGCTTCGAAGGCACGACGCATCTGTTCACCTTCAACAACCAGGCTGGCGCGGACGCCAACTTTGACGAAGTCGCGCGCATGTACCCGAACCGCCGCTCGGTCACCGAAACGCTGCAACAGATCCATTTGGCCAAGGCATGGATGCTGCTGCGTCACGTGCAGGCCGACCCGGCCTATCGGGAACTGATCGACACCGCGCTGGACTCGATCCAGCCCGCGATCGAACGCCATGACCCAGGTATGTATTACCGGGCTGGCTGGATTTTCGTGGCCTCTTCTCACACGACGACGCCTTTCCACATCGATCGCAACCACGGCATCCTGCTGCAAATACGCGGCGCCAAGAAGGTGTACGTGTGGGATCAGGACGATATCGAGGTATGCAGCGAGTGTGCTCGCGATAGTTTCCACTCAAGCCACAACCTCGACCTGGTCAAGTGGCATGAGGAATTTCGCGAACGTGCCCACCTGTTCGAAGTCGGTCCCGGCATGGGTGCATATATCCCCATCACCAGCCCGCACATGGTGGAAACGGGCACCGAACCTTCCATCACCATCAGTCTCACCTACAGCACTCGCGCAACGCGCCATAACGCGATGGAGCATGTGCTGCACGATCTGCTGCGCCGCCATGGCATGTCGCCACCGCCCGTGGGCAATAACAAACTGCTGGATGAGCTCAGTTACATCAGTGAATCCGTCCTGATCGCCATGCGCGGGGTGGGCAGTCGACCGCCCGCCTGCCCGTCCTTGGCGCGCAACACCGCCTATGCCGTAGCCGATTGA
- a CDS encoding cupin-like domain-containing protein encodes MLGQFISPAGYADILSRGRAKEMPLLALAPEAMRTDYNRKPFLVGHALSEQSLFELDPLFALCRRLPPEQILYRVGKIPGDTPLESSYDDFKQGLTLEDVLQHFEERQAYICINNPERDATYKPMIEGLLGEIAAQTDPLDPVMSWYSSYIFISARDSVTPYHMDREMNFLLQIRGRKTVYLWDQDDDEIMDSEQKDRLLSRIGGRPPYQPSFEAKALAFALRPGTGVHHPFIAPHRVHTGAELSVSLALTFRTRQSDMWTDAHRFNARMRGLGLRPAPVGRHVWLDRAKCSLARAGQRLHRMLGATQHDAA; translated from the coding sequence ATGCTGGGCCAATTCATCTCACCCGCCGGCTATGCCGACATTCTGAGCCGTGGTCGCGCGAAAGAGATGCCACTGCTCGCACTGGCGCCGGAAGCCATGCGGACCGATTACAACCGCAAGCCCTTTCTGGTCGGGCATGCCCTGAGCGAACAATCGCTATTCGAGCTCGACCCGCTGTTTGCGCTATGTCGCCGGCTGCCACCGGAGCAGATCCTCTATCGCGTCGGAAAGATTCCGGGCGACACGCCGCTCGAGTCCTCGTATGACGATTTCAAGCAAGGCCTCACGCTCGAAGACGTGCTGCAGCACTTCGAGGAAAGGCAGGCCTATATCTGCATCAACAACCCCGAGCGCGACGCCACCTACAAGCCCATGATCGAAGGTCTGCTGGGCGAAATCGCCGCACAGACCGATCCGCTCGACCCCGTCATGAGCTGGTATTCCTCGTACATCTTCATTTCCGCGCGCGATTCGGTGACCCCGTATCACATGGACCGCGAAATGAACTTCCTGCTGCAGATCCGCGGCCGGAAGACGGTGTATTTGTGGGACCAGGACGACGACGAAATCATGGATTCCGAGCAGAAGGATCGCCTCCTCTCACGCATCGGTGGACGCCCGCCCTACCAGCCGTCGTTCGAAGCAAAGGCCCTGGCCTTCGCCCTGCGCCCCGGCACGGGTGTGCACCATCCGTTTATCGCACCGCATCGCGTGCATACCGGCGCGGAACTCTCCGTGTCGCTGGCGCTGACGTTCCGCACGCGGCAATCGGACATGTGGACCGACGCGCACCGCTTCAACGCCCGTATGCGGGGGCTGGGGCTGCGCCCCGCGCCGGTTGGACGCCATGTCTGGCTGGACCGCGCCAAATGCAGCCTGGCTCGCGCTGGTCAACGCCTGCATCGCATGCTTGGGGCCACCCAGCACGACGCTGCCTGA
- a CDS encoding 4'-phosphopantetheinyl transferase family protein → MSATLSQGFTQSAGDVLDRCDFEPPAAGEACVVLFDSAPWSYFSEEACALLDHRERERAVRFRHARDRDTYVLAHAMWRHVLGLTLRLEGARVPLSTSRSGQPILTDTSYATSLSHSGTQVAIAITEAATIGVDIELSPPRAALRDLADVLCSTDEAATLALLPPAEHEAWLLTLWTRKEALLKAFGVGLKEAPSSMSLNATNVVAPPASAGNAPACRVHLLQLPPGLVGAWAAPVHVAGCSSYVLGSPPP, encoded by the coding sequence ATGTCGGCCACACTGAGCCAGGGATTTACGCAAAGCGCCGGGGATGTACTGGATCGTTGCGACTTCGAGCCACCCGCCGCGGGCGAAGCCTGCGTCGTGCTATTCGATAGCGCGCCGTGGAGTTACTTCAGCGAGGAGGCCTGTGCACTGTTGGATCATCGCGAGCGCGAACGGGCCGTCCGCTTCCGGCATGCACGAGATCGCGATACGTATGTGCTGGCGCATGCGATGTGGCGCCATGTACTCGGCCTGACATTGCGACTGGAAGGCGCGCGGGTGCCGCTGTCCACCAGCCGCTCAGGCCAACCGATACTCACCGACACGAGCTACGCGACGAGCCTGAGCCATAGCGGCACCCAGGTTGCCATCGCGATCACGGAAGCCGCGACGATCGGTGTCGACATTGAACTCTCACCACCACGCGCCGCCTTGCGCGATCTTGCCGACGTGCTCTGCTCTACCGATGAAGCCGCCACCCTGGCATTGCTTCCGCCAGCGGAACACGAAGCGTGGCTGCTGACGCTATGGACGCGCAAAGAAGCTCTGCTCAAGGCATTTGGCGTAGGCCTCAAGGAAGCTCCTTCGAGCATGTCACTCAACGCTACGAATGTGGTTGCTCCGCCCGCTTCCGCCGGCAACGCACCCGCCTGTCGGGTTCACCTGCTACAGCTACCGCCCGGACTGGTCGGCGCATGGGCGGCGCCGGTGCACGTGGCAGGCTGTTCGTCATACGTCCTTGGGTCGCCACCGCCGTAA
- a CDS encoding TIGR03013 family XrtA/PEP-CTERM system glycosyltransferase translates to MLRFLRRQSVRWLLLLGLCELLLLALSLSMATYLRYFRSPDELAEFSVHLPERAFVFGTVIVIGMVALGQYQSHMRTSRFGLLARQAVAFALGGTLLVIGYYVVPQAYVGRGVLAIALLLGFAMVLGFRLAFLRLVDVNALKRRVLILGAGLRAAQIHNQMRRRTDRRGFCVVGYVPRMDEPVAVPNEQLMRLTTPLQVIVQREQIDEVVVGVDDRRGHLPMDDLLECRQMGVTITDLTTFFERESGRVQLTILDPSWLVFSGGFNATPLRLLSKRCFDLGAATVLLLTLWPLMLLEALAIWLESGPGQPILYRQERVGEHGRNFLLLKFRSMRTDAERDGIARWASKNDDRVTRVGRISRKLRVDELPQLWNVLKGDMSIVGPRPERPQFVADLALQIRYYSLRHCLKPGLAGWAQLSYPYGATVEEAAEKLKYDLFYVKNHNLLLDLLILIQTVEVVLFGRGAR, encoded by the coding sequence ATGCTTCGTTTCCTGCGTCGGCAATCCGTACGTTGGCTCTTGCTGCTCGGCTTGTGCGAGCTGTTGTTGCTCGCGCTGTCCTTGAGCATGGCCACGTACCTACGTTATTTCCGCAGCCCGGATGAGCTGGCCGAGTTTTCGGTGCACTTGCCGGAGCGTGCGTTCGTATTCGGCACGGTCATCGTCATTGGCATGGTTGCGCTCGGTCAGTACCAGTCGCATATGCGCACCAGCCGCTTTGGCTTGCTTGCGCGACAAGCCGTGGCGTTTGCCCTCGGCGGCACCCTGCTGGTGATCGGCTATTACGTCGTGCCACAAGCCTATGTGGGTCGCGGCGTGCTGGCCATCGCGCTGTTGCTGGGCTTTGCCATGGTGTTGGGATTTCGCCTGGCCTTCCTTCGCCTGGTCGACGTGAATGCACTCAAGCGCCGGGTATTGATTCTTGGCGCAGGCCTGAGAGCCGCACAAATTCACAACCAGATGCGCCGCCGCACCGATCGACGTGGCTTCTGCGTCGTGGGTTACGTGCCCCGAATGGATGAGCCCGTGGCGGTGCCTAACGAACAACTCATGAGGCTCACCACGCCCCTGCAGGTCATTGTGCAGCGTGAGCAGATCGACGAGGTGGTGGTTGGCGTGGACGATCGTCGGGGTCACCTGCCGATGGACGACCTGCTCGAATGCCGTCAGATGGGCGTAACCATCACCGACCTGACCACGTTCTTCGAACGCGAGTCGGGACGCGTGCAGCTCACCATCCTCGATCCGTCCTGGCTGGTCTTCTCAGGCGGCTTCAATGCCACGCCATTGCGCCTGCTCAGCAAGCGCTGCTTCGATCTGGGCGCCGCCACGGTGCTGCTGCTGACGCTTTGGCCATTGATGCTGCTCGAGGCGCTGGCTATCTGGCTGGAATCGGGCCCGGGGCAACCTATCCTCTATCGTCAGGAGCGCGTCGGCGAACACGGCCGAAACTTCCTGTTGCTCAAGTTCCGTAGTATGCGTACGGACGCCGAACGCGACGGCATAGCCCGCTGGGCCAGCAAGAACGACGACCGCGTGACCCGTGTCGGACGCATCAGCCGCAAGCTGCGCGTCGACGAACTTCCGCAGTTGTGGAATGTGCTCAAGGGCGATATGAGCATTGTGGGGCCAAGGCCCGAGCGTCCCCAGTTCGTGGCTGACCTGGCCTTGCAGATTCGCTACTACAGTCTCCGGCACTGCCTGAAACCCGGCCTCGCCGGCTGGGCTCAACTGAGCTATCCCTATGGCGCCACCGTCGAAGAGGCGGCCGAGAAGCTCAAGTACGACCTGTTCTATGTGAAAAACCACAACCTGCTGCTCGACCTGCTGATTCTGATTCAGACCGTCGAGGTCGTACTGTTCGGCCGCGGCGCTCGCTAG